Proteins encoded within one genomic window of Turneriella parva DSM 21527:
- a CDS encoding 3'-5' exonuclease, whose amino-acid sequence MVRDGSTPVEQWALDMRFLAIDLETTGLNPYKHEIIEIGAVAFTIEGLREDFSVLIRPERKMDPKARAIHQISAAELEEKAVSLADGLAAFQKFMPEGSWVFHNAPFDLSFLKQSFAAAKLPWLNRSYYDHLQLSRKLRSERLSHSLDSIKKELGIDTGQAHRALADARATALAFIHLLQTEPDIFASKTRFQKIRRWQRKTEKFEILFPKNFDQIEQYFQGKIRQEAMLKVDFFDKNGYPQRALVQPLELMIFSHNIYIRSRIHPGGQDILIPLARATVHDQELGAINFVQ is encoded by the coding sequence ATGGTTCGCGACGGCTCGACACCTGTAGAGCAGTGGGCGCTCGACATGCGCTTTCTCGCGATTGACCTCGAAACGACGGGGCTTAACCCCTATAAACACGAAATAATCGAGATCGGCGCGGTTGCGTTCACGATCGAGGGCCTGCGCGAAGACTTTTCGGTCTTGATTCGTCCCGAACGCAAGATGGACCCGAAGGCGCGTGCCATTCACCAGATTTCTGCTGCAGAGCTCGAAGAGAAGGCGGTAAGCCTCGCAGATGGTCTTGCGGCGTTTCAGAAGTTTATGCCCGAGGGTAGTTGGGTGTTTCACAATGCGCCTTTCGACCTGTCTTTTCTCAAGCAGTCATTTGCCGCCGCGAAATTACCCTGGCTGAACCGCAGCTACTATGACCATCTGCAGCTATCGCGAAAGCTGCGCAGCGAGCGTCTCTCGCATTCGCTCGACTCCATCAAGAAAGAGCTGGGCATTGATACGGGGCAGGCGCACCGTGCCTTAGCCGATGCGCGCGCTACGGCGCTCGCGTTTATACACCTTCTGCAGACAGAGCCTGATATTTTTGCATCGAAAACCCGGTTTCAGAAAATACGCCGCTGGCAGCGAAAAACAGAGAAATTTGAGATACTTTTCCCCAAGAATTTTGATCAAATTGAGCAGTATTTCCAGGGCAAAATAAGGCAAGAAGCCATGCTAAAGGTCGATTTTTTTGATAAAAACGGGTATCCCCAGCGGGCACTGGTGCAGCCCCTCGAGTTGATGATTTTTAGTCATAATATCTATATTCGCTCGCGAATTCACCCTGGCGGGCAGGATATTCTGATACCGCTCGCACGCGCCACAGTGCATGACCAAGAACTTGGCGCCATAAACTTTGTCCAATAA
- a CDS encoding MFS transporter: MSALVHAVVARPNLKVVYLIVFLDMLGFGVIIPVLRDLTAYLVQNGTSASWPPEVFMGVLMASYSGAQMLSAPFIGRLSDIYGRRPVFLFSAIGNLASYVIWILSSSYWVFLFGRIVSGITGGNIAIAQSILADNTSADERPRAMGLLGAAIGMGFVLGPFLGVVMIKIKHHINLDMPEINHFWFIGIVPLLLSVLPPIMIMFNRGDIWGRASGSDGCSALVAVVQSLARVGDRAIYVAHLLTQLSFVAFEVLFAWILQHQYGFDLKDTYYYFGAQGLILAIVQGGIYRRVEKRRPPEYWVRAGFLASAMGMLLLPWIGYMPATLIFGLTIKTVLLTMLIVFMTLALGFSAPSIQAYASLRAATTTQGQTMGNLQALASMARFVAPLVATSLYAAWLPLPFVFGGIACFVAWIVFRRQTSIQAG, encoded by the coding sequence GTGTCTGCTTTGGTTCATGCAGTAGTGGCACGCCCAAACCTGAAGGTTGTTTACCTCATTGTTTTTCTCGATATGCTCGGTTTTGGGGTTATTATCCCAGTTTTACGCGATCTGACGGCGTATCTCGTTCAGAATGGCACCTCGGCATCCTGGCCGCCCGAGGTGTTCATGGGGGTCTTGATGGCCTCTTATTCGGGTGCGCAGATGCTCAGCGCGCCGTTTATCGGCCGGTTATCTGATATCTATGGCAGAAGGCCGGTATTTCTCTTTTCAGCGATTGGCAATCTGGCCAGCTATGTGATTTGGATACTTTCGAGCTCCTACTGGGTTTTCTTGTTTGGCCGCATCGTCAGCGGTATCACCGGGGGAAACATTGCAATTGCGCAAAGTATTCTGGCCGATAATACCTCTGCTGACGAGCGGCCGCGGGCCATGGGGCTTCTGGGTGCAGCCATCGGCATGGGATTCGTTCTCGGACCCTTTTTGGGGGTGGTGATGATTAAAATTAAGCATCACATCAATCTCGATATGCCGGAAATTAATCACTTTTGGTTCATTGGAATTGTGCCGCTACTGTTGTCTGTGTTGCCGCCGATTATGATTATGTTTAATCGTGGCGACATCTGGGGTAGGGCAAGCGGAAGCGATGGGTGTTCGGCGCTTGTGGCGGTTGTGCAGTCGCTTGCCCGGGTGGGAGACCGAGCCATCTATGTTGCACACCTGCTGACGCAACTGAGTTTTGTGGCGTTTGAGGTGCTTTTTGCTTGGATCTTGCAGCACCAGTATGGCTTCGATCTGAAGGATACCTATTATTATTTTGGGGCGCAGGGGCTTATTCTGGCGATTGTACAGGGTGGCATCTATCGGCGCGTTGAAAAGCGCCGGCCGCCAGAATATTGGGTGCGTGCCGGATTTTTAGCGAGCGCCATGGGAATGCTGCTGCTGCCCTGGATTGGCTATATGCCCGCGACGCTCATTTTTGGGCTGACTATCAAGACTGTTTTATTAACTATGCTAATCGTTTTTATGACGCTTGCGCTGGGCTTTAGTGCGCCGTCTATACAGGCCTATGCTTCGCTGCGGGCGGCCACAACGACCCAGGGACAAACTATGGGTAATTTGCAGGCGCTGGCATCGATGGCACGGTTTGTCGCGCCGCTGGTCGCAACCAGCCTCTATGCTGCCTGGTTGCCGCTACCATTCGTGTTCGGTGGCATTGCTTGTTTTGTCGCGTGGATTGTCTTCAGGCGGCAGACGAGTATCCAGGCAGGTTGA